In one Sulfitobacter sp. LCG007 genomic region, the following are encoded:
- the carB gene encoding carbamoyl-phosphate synthase large subunit has product MPKRTDIKSIMIIGAGPIIIGQACEFDYSGAQACKALKEEGYRVILVNSNPATIMTDPGLADATYIEPITPEMVAKIIEKERPDALLPTMGGQTGLNTALALEEMGVLEKFGVEMIGAKRAAIEMAEDRKLFREAMDRLGIENPRATIVTAPKTNGKKDLAAGVRIALEALEDVGLPAIIRPAFTMGGTGGGVAYNRDDYERICRSGMDASPVGQILVDESLLGWKEFEMEVVRDTADNAIIVCSIENVDPMGVHTGDSITVAPALTLTDKEYQIMRNHSIAVLREIGVETGGSNVQWAVNPVDGRMVVIEMNPRVSRSSALASKATGFPIAKIAAKLAVGYTLDELDNDITKVTPASFEPSIDYVVTKIPKFAFEKFPGAEPLLTTAMKSVGEAMAIGRTIHESLQKALASMESGLTGFDEIEIPGAPEKAAVVKAISRQTPDRMRCIAQAMRHGLSDDEIHGVTMYDPWFLARIREIVDTEAEVRANGLPSTQHGMRHLKMMGFTDARLATLSNMSEEQVRQARLDAGVVAVFKRIDTCAAEFEAQTPYMYSTYEAPVWGEVECEARPSDRKKVVILGGGPNRIGQGIEFDYCCCHACYALTDAGYETIMVNCNPETVSTDYDTSDRLYFEPLTFEHVMEILRVEQENGTLHGVIVQFGGQTPLKLANALSDAGIPILGTTPDMIDLAEDRERFQDLVNRLGLKQPRNGIAHSDAEALQIADSIGFPLVIRPSYVLGGRAMEIVRDMAGLERYIRDAVVVSGKSPVLLDSYLSGAVELDVDALCDGTNVHVAGIMQHIEEAGVHSGDSACSLPPYSLAKDVIAEVKVQTEKLALALNVVGLMNVQFAVKANAEGQNEIYLIEVNPRASRTVPFVAKATDSAIASIAARLMAGEPLSNFPLRPPYDASAAYEDVLPLGDPMTLADPDMPWFSVKEAVMPFNRFPGVDTILGPEMRSTGEVMGWDRDFPRAFLKAQMGAGMTLPSKGCAFLSIKDDDKTDDMLTAARILLDLGFTIVATRGTAAWLSEHGLASEVVNKVYEGRPDITDMLKNGEIHLVMNSTEGAQAVEDSKSIRSIALYDKIPYFTTAAGSHAAALAIRAQADGEVGVKALQS; this is encoded by the coding sequence ATGCCGAAGAGAACCGATATCAAGTCCATCATGATCATCGGCGCCGGCCCCATCATCATCGGACAGGCCTGCGAGTTCGACTATTCCGGCGCGCAGGCATGCAAGGCCCTGAAGGAAGAGGGCTACCGGGTCATCCTGGTGAACTCCAACCCGGCCACGATCATGACCGACCCGGGCCTTGCCGACGCGACCTATATCGAGCCGATCACGCCCGAAATGGTCGCCAAGATCATCGAGAAGGAACGGCCCGACGCGCTGCTGCCCACCATGGGGGGCCAGACGGGTCTGAACACCGCGCTGGCCCTGGAAGAGATGGGCGTGCTCGAGAAGTTCGGTGTCGAGATGATCGGGGCCAAACGGGCCGCTATCGAGATGGCCGAAGACCGCAAGCTCTTCCGCGAAGCGATGGACCGGCTCGGGATCGAGAACCCCCGCGCCACCATCGTCACCGCGCCCAAGACGAACGGCAAGAAGGACCTTGCCGCCGGTGTGCGCATCGCCCTCGAGGCGCTCGAGGACGTCGGGCTTCCGGCCATCATCCGCCCCGCCTTCACCATGGGCGGCACGGGTGGCGGCGTGGCCTACAACCGCGACGACTACGAACGCATCTGCCGCTCGGGGATGGACGCCTCGCCCGTGGGGCAGATCCTTGTCGACGAAAGCCTGCTGGGCTGGAAAGAGTTCGAGATGGAGGTGGTGCGCGACACCGCCGACAACGCCATCATCGTCTGCTCGATCGAGAACGTGGATCCCATGGGCGTGCATACGGGCGACTCGATCACGGTGGCCCCGGCGCTGACTCTGACGGACAAGGAATACCAGATCATGCGCAATCACTCGATTGCCGTGCTCCGGGAAATCGGCGTCGAGACCGGCGGCTCGAACGTGCAATGGGCGGTCAATCCCGTGGACGGCCGGATGGTCGTGATCGAGATGAACCCGCGTGTCTCGCGTTCCTCCGCGCTTGCCTCGAAGGCGACGGGCTTTCCCATCGCCAAGATCGCGGCCAAGCTTGCAGTGGGCTATACCCTGGACGAGCTTGACAACGACATCACCAAGGTGACGCCCGCCTCGTTCGAGCCTTCCATCGACTACGTCGTCACGAAGATCCCGAAATTCGCCTTCGAGAAGTTTCCCGGTGCCGAGCCACTGCTGACCACGGCGATGAAGTCCGTCGGCGAGGCGATGGCGATCGGGCGGACAATACACGAGTCGCTGCAAAAGGCGCTGGCCTCGATGGAATCGGGGCTCACCGGTTTTGACGAGATCGAGATCCCCGGCGCGCCCGAGAAGGCGGCGGTCGTCAAGGCCATCAGCCGGCAGACCCCCGACCGGATGCGCTGCATCGCCCAGGCCATGCGGCATGGGCTGAGCGACGACGAGATCCACGGCGTGACAATGTACGACCCGTGGTTCCTCGCCCGCATCCGCGAAATCGTCGACACCGAGGCCGAGGTGCGCGCAAACGGCCTGCCGTCGACGCAGCACGGCATGCGCCATCTCAAGATGATGGGCTTTACCGACGCGCGGCTCGCCACTCTGTCCAACATGAGCGAAGAGCAGGTCCGGCAGGCCCGGCTCGACGCCGGTGTGGTGGCGGTCTTCAAGCGCATCGACACCTGCGCCGCCGAGTTCGAGGCACAGACGCCCTACATGTATTCGACCTACGAAGCCCCGGTTTGGGGCGAGGTCGAATGCGAGGCGCGCCCGTCGGATCGCAAGAAGGTCGTCATCCTCGGCGGCGGTCCGAACCGCATCGGGCAGGGCATCGAGTTCGACTATTGCTGCTGCCACGCCTGCTACGCGCTGACCGACGCGGGCTACGAGACCATCATGGTCAACTGCAATCCCGAGACCGTCTCGACCGACTATGACACCTCGGACCGGCTCTATTTCGAGCCGCTGACCTTCGAGCATGTGATGGAGATCCTGCGGGTCGAGCAGGAGAACGGGACGTTGCACGGCGTGATCGTGCAGTTCGGCGGCCAGACCCCGCTGAAGCTCGCCAATGCGCTCAGCGACGCGGGGATCCCGATCCTCGGCACCACGCCAGACATGATCGACCTTGCGGAGGATCGCGAGCGCTTCCAGGACCTTGTCAACCGGCTGGGGCTGAAGCAGCCGCGCAACGGCATCGCCCATTCCGACGCCGAGGCCCTGCAGATCGCCGACAGCATCGGCTTTCCGCTTGTGATCCGTCCCTCCTATGTGCTCGGCGGCCGGGCGATGGAGATCGTTCGCGACATGGCCGGGCTCGAACGCTACATCCGCGATGCGGTGGTGGTGTCGGGCAAGAGTCCCGTCCTGCTCGACAGCTACCTCTCGGGCGCGGTCGAACTTGACGTCGATGCGCTTTGCGACGGAACGAATGTTCATGTGGCGGGCATCATGCAGCATATCGAAGAGGCGGGCGTCCATTCCGGCGACAGCGCCTGTTCGCTCCCGCCCTACTCGCTCGCCAAGGATGTGATCGCCGAGGTCAAGGTGCAGACCGAAAAGCTGGCCCTTGCCCTGAACGTGGTCGGGCTCATGAACGTTCAGTTCGCCGTGAAGGCCAATGCCGAAGGCCAGAACGAGATCTACCTCATCGAGGTCAATCCCCGCGCCTCGCGTACCGTGCCCTTCGTTGCCAAGGCGACCGACAGCGCCATCGCCTCGATCGCTGCGCGGCTGATGGCGGGCGAGCCGCTGTCGAACTTCCCGCTGCGCCCGCCCTATGACGCGAGCGCCGCATATGAAGACGTGCTGCCGCTGGGCGATCCGATGACGCTGGCCGATCCGGATATGCCCTGGTTCTCGGTCAAGGAGGCGGTGATGCCCTTCAACCGCTTCCCTGGCGTGGATACGATACTGGGACCCGAGATGCGCTCGACCGGCGAAGTCATGGGATGGGACCGCGACTTTCCCCGCGCCTTCCTCAAGGCGCAGATGGGCGCCGGCATGACCCTTCCCAGCAAGGGCTGCGCGTTCCTGTCGATCAAGGACGACGACAAGACCGACGACATGCTGACCGCCGCCCGCATCCTGCTGGACCTCGGTTTCACCATCGTCGCGACCCGTGGCACCGCCGCCTGGCTTTCCGAGCACGGGCTCGCCAGCGAGGTGGTCAACAAGGTCTACGAGGGACGTCCGGACATTACCGACATGCTGAAGAACGGCGAGATCCATCTGGTGATGAACTCGACCGAGGGCGCGCAGGCCGTCGAGGATTCGAAGTCGATCCGCTCCATCGCGCTTTACGACAAGATCCCCTACTTCACCACCGCGGCCGGCAGCCATGCCGCCGCCCTCGCGATCCGCGCGCAGGCCGATGGAGAGGTGGGGGTCAAGGCGCTCCAGTCGTGA
- a CDS encoding choice-of-anchor A family protein, which produces MFRIFRSVTAAAVLAAAPVASQAASVDALEMLATFNSIALGDYQTSSHTEGPAYVGGDFISGATDVNGDGSPNGRVGDIEAALVVGGDVVGSNTKIQNGDVYLGGSGSVINNSGGTITYGSVPVADVTAAFQSLSAHLASYDTDTPGASADASDINQKKIVSGAGGSGLLSNFAVLNLDASFFDGGSLSQFSIDPGVTLLINASGTNVTLSGNFNAISDHVIVNFFEATTLALSNGNFGFSILAPLADISNVASGIYGTMVGKSITSSAEIRRGFNGELPPSSPPPVPLPAGLVLLLSGLGAFGVARARKAA; this is translated from the coding sequence ATGTTTCGCATTTTTCGTTCCGTGACCGCAGCCGCGGTTCTGGCCGCTGCTCCCGTCGCCTCGCAGGCCGCGAGCGTCGATGCGCTCGAGATGCTGGCGACATTCAATTCGATAGCGCTCGGAGATTACCAGACCTCGAGCCACACCGAGGGTCCGGCCTATGTCGGCGGCGACTTCATCTCGGGCGCTACGGACGTGAATGGCGACGGCAGCCCGAACGGCCGCGTGGGCGACATCGAGGCGGCCCTTGTCGTCGGCGGCGACGTGGTCGGATCGAACACCAAGATCCAGAACGGCGACGTCTATCTCGGCGGGTCCGGCAGCGTCATCAACAACTCGGGCGGAACGATCACCTACGGCAGCGTGCCGGTCGCGGACGTCACTGCCGCCTTCCAGAGCCTCTCTGCCCATCTGGCCAGCTACGATACGGACACGCCGGGCGCCTCCGCCGATGCAAGCGACATCAACCAGAAGAAGATCGTCAGCGGCGCGGGGGGCAGTGGCCTTCTCAGCAATTTCGCCGTTCTGAACCTCGATGCCAGCTTCTTCGATGGCGGCTCGCTGAGCCAGTTCAGCATCGACCCGGGCGTGACCCTGCTGATCAACGCATCGGGCACCAACGTGACTCTTTCGGGCAACTTCAACGCCATCAGCGACCATGTGATCGTGAATTTCTTCGAGGCGACCACACTGGCCCTGAGCAACGGCAACTTCGGCTTTTCCATTCTCGCCCCGCTGGCGGATATCTCGAACGTCGCCTCGGGCATTTACGGAACGATGGTCGGCAAGAGCATCACCTCGAGCGCCGAAATCCGCCGCGGCTTCAACGGCGAACTGCCGCCGTCCAGCCCCCCGCCGGTCCCGCTGCCCGCCGGCCTTGTGCTGCTGCTCTCCGGGCTCGGCGCTTTCGGCGTTGCCCGGGCGCGCAAGGCCGCCTGA
- a CDS encoding alpha/beta fold hydrolase: MLAYSETGAEDAPKLLIVHGLFGSGRNWGVIAKRLSDAFRVITCDLRNHGASPQTDTHSYEDLAEDLAELIEHVGGRMHVAGHSMGGKAAMVLALRHAPLVRRLIVADIAPTRYSHSQMHYIDAMRAVDLSQVTRRAQAEAQLADAGVERALQSFFTQSLDIPGKRWRLNLDTLAREMDAIMSFPEMDAQYEGPTLFLSGADSDYVSPDHRPQIKALFPAARFEKIPGAGHWLHADKPREFEAALRAFLTAGR, translated from the coding sequence ATGCTGGCATATTCGGAAACCGGCGCCGAGGACGCGCCGAAGCTTCTCATCGTCCACGGGCTGTTCGGTTCCGGGCGCAACTGGGGTGTCATCGCCAAACGGCTCTCGGATGCCTTCCGAGTCATCACCTGCGACCTGCGCAACCACGGCGCAAGCCCGCAGACGGACACCCACAGTTACGAGGATCTCGCCGAGGATCTCGCGGAACTGATCGAGCATGTCGGCGGGCGGATGCATGTGGCGGGCCATTCCATGGGCGGCAAGGCCGCGATGGTGCTCGCGCTGCGCCATGCCCCGCTGGTCCGCCGCCTCATCGTGGCCGATATCGCACCGACACGCTATTCCCACAGCCAGATGCACTATATCGATGCGATGCGCGCCGTGGACCTTTCGCAGGTCACCCGACGCGCGCAAGCCGAAGCGCAGCTCGCCGATGCGGGAGTCGAACGCGCCCTGCAGAGCTTCTTCACCCAGTCCCTCGACATTCCCGGCAAACGCTGGCGACTGAACCTCGACACGCTGGCGCGCGAGATGGACGCGATCATGTCCTTCCCGGAGATGGACGCGCAATACGAGGGACCCACCCTGTTCCTGTCGGGGGCGGACTCGGACTATGTCTCGCCCGACCACCGACCGCAGATCAAGGCGCTGTTCCCCGCCGCCCGTTTCGAGAAGATCCCCGGCGCGGGACATTGGCTGCATGCCGACAAGCCGCGCGAATTCGAGGCCGCATTGCGGGCCTTCCTGACCGCCGGACGCTGA
- a CDS encoding HAD family hydrolase, with protein MRAILPAVLIVLPTLAGADPLPSWNDTDARAEIIAFVESITDAEAETYVTPADRIAVFDNDGTLWAEQPAYFQLFYALDVLREKAAADPSILTSDVLRAANEGDMAGMLAEGEEGLIQIIDISHADITPEDFKASAHDWLTTAQNPATDMVFATMTYQPMGELLRYLRDEGFTTYIVSGGGIDFIRSIAEEAYGIPPWQVVGSEGNTTYSDEGGTPTLTKDGGVSFIDDKEGKPVGIMRHIGQRPIFAAGNSDGDFAMLRWTTAGEGPRFGMLVHHTDGEREFAYDREGAIGVLARGLDEGPGLGWTIVDMKNDWGRIWADRN; from the coding sequence ATGCGGGCCATCCTTCCAGCCGTGCTGATCGTCTTGCCGACGCTTGCAGGGGCAGACCCCCTTCCGTCGTGGAACGATACCGACGCCAGGGCAGAAATCATCGCCTTCGTCGAGAGCATCACTGACGCGGAAGCAGAGACCTATGTGACGCCGGCCGACCGCATCGCGGTCTTCGACAACGACGGGACCCTCTGGGCCGAGCAGCCGGCCTATTTCCAGCTTTTCTATGCGCTCGACGTCCTGCGCGAGAAGGCCGCCGCCGATCCCTCGATCCTGACATCCGATGTGCTCAGGGCGGCGAACGAGGGGGACATGGCGGGCATGCTGGCCGAAGGGGAAGAAGGGCTGATCCAGATCATCGACATTTCGCATGCGGACATCACGCCCGAGGATTTCAAGGCTTCAGCGCATGACTGGCTCACGACGGCGCAGAATCCGGCCACCGACATGGTCTTCGCGACAATGACCTACCAGCCGATGGGAGAACTGCTGCGTTACCTGCGCGACGAGGGTTTCACCACCTACATCGTCTCGGGCGGCGGGATCGATTTCATCCGGTCTATCGCGGAGGAGGCATATGGCATCCCGCCCTGGCAGGTGGTCGGCTCGGAAGGAAACACCACCTACAGCGACGAAGGCGGCACGCCGACGCTGACCAAGGACGGCGGGGTCAGCTTCATCGACGACAAGGAGGGCAAGCCCGTGGGCATCATGCGCCACATCGGGCAGCGGCCCATATTCGCCGCGGGCAATTCGGACGGCGATTTCGCGATGCTGCGATGGACGACCGCCGGGGAAGGCCCCCGCTTCGGGATGCTCGTTCACCACACCGACGGCGAGCGCGAGTTCGCCTACGACCGCGAGGGCGCTATCGGCGTGCTGGCCCGCGGGCTCGACGAAGGACCGGGGCTCGGCTGGACGATCGTCGACATGAAGAACGACTGGGGCCGCATCTGGGCAGACCGGAACTAG
- a CDS encoding arylsulfatase — protein MAGGAALAQQTEKPNILVIWGDDIGQTNLSTYSFGLMGYETPNIDRIAAEGGKFTDYYAEQSCTAGRSTFITGQSTLRTGLSKVGLPGADVGLQADDVTIASALKDLGYATGQFGKNHLGDKDEHLPTNHGFDEFFGNLYHLNAEEEPENFNYPVDPAFREQYGPRGVIRASASGEIEDTGPLTRNRMETVDEETSAAAIDFMRRSVDQGTPFFIWMNTTRMHFRTHVKDENRSEPGLTALTEYADGMIEHDGIVGQILDALEETGVADNTIVIYSTDNGPHQNSWPDAGTTPFRSEKNTNWEGAFRVPAMIRWPGRIEPGTVKNGLFSGLDWFPTLLAAAGDADIKERLLEGTTIDGSEYKVHLDGYNQLPYLTGETDESARDRFFYFNDDGALVAVRYENWKFVFQEQRETGTLNIWAEPFTPLRVPKIFDLRSDPYERADVTSNTYYDWLLDHAFLLVPAQVEVADFLGTFVEYPPSQNPASFSVDQIQEQLEQTLSGMAR, from the coding sequence ATGGCAGGCGGCGCGGCCCTGGCGCAGCAAACGGAAAAACCGAATATCCTGGTGATCTGGGGCGACGATATCGGGCAGACCAACCTGTCCACCTACAGCTTCGGGCTGATGGGCTACGAGACGCCCAACATCGACCGGATCGCAGCGGAGGGCGGCAAGTTCACGGACTATTACGCAGAACAGAGCTGCACGGCGGGCCGGTCCACCTTCATCACCGGCCAGTCGACCCTTCGCACCGGACTTTCCAAGGTCGGCCTGCCGGGCGCGGATGTCGGGCTTCAGGCGGACGACGTGACGATTGCCTCGGCCCTCAAGGATCTCGGTTACGCCACCGGCCAGTTCGGCAAGAACCACCTCGGCGACAAGGACGAGCACCTGCCGACGAACCACGGCTTCGACGAGTTCTTCGGCAACCTCTACCACCTCAACGCCGAGGAGGAGCCCGAGAACTTCAACTACCCGGTCGACCCCGCCTTCCGCGAGCAGTACGGCCCGCGCGGGGTCATCCGCGCATCCGCCAGCGGCGAGATCGAGGATACCGGCCCGCTGACCCGCAACCGCATGGAAACCGTGGACGAGGAGACCTCGGCCGCCGCCATAGACTTCATGCGGCGCAGCGTCGATCAGGGCACCCCGTTCTTCATCTGGATGAACACCACCCGGATGCATTTCCGCACCCACGTGAAGGACGAGAACCGGAGCGAGCCGGGGCTGACCGCGCTGACCGAGTATGCCGACGGCATGATCGAGCATGACGGAATCGTCGGCCAGATCCTCGATGCGCTGGAGGAGACCGGCGTCGCCGACAACACCATCGTGATCTACTCGACCGACAACGGCCCGCACCAGAATTCGTGGCCGGACGCCGGCACTACTCCGTTCCGCAGCGAGAAGAACACCAACTGGGAAGGCGCCTTCCGCGTGCCCGCCATGATCCGCTGGCCCGGCAGGATCGAGCCCGGTACGGTCAAGAACGGCCTGTTCTCGGGCCTTGACTGGTTCCCGACCCTGCTGGCAGCCGCCGGTGACGCGGACATAAAGGAGCGCCTGCTCGAAGGCACCACGATCGACGGCTCGGAGTACAAGGTCCATCTCGACGGCTACAACCAGCTGCCGTACCTGACGGGCGAGACCGACGAGAGCGCGCGTGACCGGTTCTTCTACTTCAACGACGACGGCGCCCTGGTGGCGGTGCGGTACGAGAACTGGAAGTTCGTTTTCCAGGAGCAACGCGAAACCGGCACCCTGAACATCTGGGCCGAGCCGTTCACGCCGCTGCGGGTGCCCAAGATCTTCGATCTTCGCTCCGACCCCTACGAAAGGGCGGACGTCACCTCGAACACATATTACGACTGGCTGCTGGACCACGCGTTCCTGCTGGTTCCGGCTCAGGTCGAGGTTGCGGACTTCCTCGGGACGTTCGTCGAGTATCCGCCGTCACAGAACCCCGCGAGCTTCTCGGTCGACCAGATCCAGGAGCAGCTGGAACAGACGCTCAGCGGCATGGCGCGGTAG
- a CDS encoding BCCT family transporter, with the protein MAEQTSETDGLGIPDPEGSAQPIETEYEVGQDNVEGNVGPFGFDIHNPVFLISGLSIVAFVFYALALPEQSDALFGWLFGAVTKGFDWFFLGAANIFVIFCLVLIVTPWGNVRLGGSDATPDYSYVGWFAMLFAAGMGIGLMFYGVSEPMSHFSSSMGGVAEENGLRTDWAPLGGAAGDEAAAVRLGMAATIFHWGLHPWAIYAIVALSLALFSYNKGLPLTIRSAFHPIFGDAVWGWVGHIIDTLAVFATLFGLATSLGFGATQANAGLNELFGIAVGSTTEVILISGITAIALISVLRGLDGGVKVLSEINMGLAFLLLIFVLLAGPTIYLLKLFVGSLVAYVEYLPALANPFGREDVNFSQGWTSFYWAWWISWSPFVGMFIARVSRGRTVREFITCVLLIPSLVCVLWMSVFGGTALHQVVAEGYTVAQDAALELKLFKMLDVMPLSSITSLVGIVLVVVFFVTSSDSGSLVIDTITAGGKVDAPVPQRAFWCIFEGAVAIVLLLSVGGLQSLQSMVISTGLPFTIVLLLMCVAIAKGLASERKAMR; encoded by the coding sequence ATGGCCGAGCAGACATCCGAGACCGACGGGCTTGGAATTCCGGACCCGGAAGGGTCGGCGCAACCAATCGAGACCGAGTATGAGGTGGGACAGGATAACGTCGAAGGCAATGTCGGCCCCTTCGGCTTTGATATCCACAACCCGGTCTTCCTGATCTCGGGCCTGTCCATCGTGGCATTCGTCTTCTACGCACTCGCGTTGCCGGAACAGTCCGACGCGCTTTTCGGATGGCTCTTCGGTGCCGTGACGAAGGGCTTCGACTGGTTCTTCCTGGGCGCCGCCAACATATTCGTGATCTTCTGCCTCGTGCTGATCGTCACCCCGTGGGGCAACGTGCGCCTCGGCGGATCGGACGCGACGCCGGACTATTCCTATGTCGGCTGGTTCGCGATGCTGTTCGCGGCGGGCATGGGCATCGGCCTGATGTTCTACGGCGTCTCCGAGCCGATGAGCCATTTCTCGTCCTCCATGGGCGGTGTCGCCGAAGAGAACGGCCTTCGCACGGACTGGGCGCCCCTCGGCGGCGCGGCCGGAGACGAGGCCGCGGCTGTCCGGCTCGGCATGGCGGCGACGATTTTCCACTGGGGACTGCACCCTTGGGCGATCTACGCCATCGTGGCCCTTTCGCTGGCCCTGTTCAGCTACAACAAGGGTCTGCCCCTGACGATCCGCTCGGCCTTCCATCCGATCTTCGGCGATGCCGTCTGGGGCTGGGTGGGCCACATCATCGATACGCTCGCGGTCTTCGCCACGCTCTTCGGCCTTGCGACATCGCTGGGTTTCGGGGCCACCCAGGCGAACGCCGGGCTGAACGAGCTTTTCGGCATTGCCGTGGGATCCACGACCGAGGTCATCCTGATCTCTGGCATCACCGCCATCGCCTTGATCTCGGTGCTGCGCGGTCTCGATGGCGGGGTCAAGGTGCTGTCCGAGATCAACATGGGCCTTGCCTTCCTTCTCCTGATCTTCGTGCTTCTTGCCGGGCCCACGATCTACCTTCTGAAGCTCTTCGTCGGATCGCTGGTCGCCTACGTCGAGTATCTGCCGGCGCTCGCAAATCCCTTCGGGCGCGAGGACGTGAACTTCAGCCAGGGCTGGACATCCTTCTACTGGGCCTGGTGGATCAGCTGGTCACCGTTCGTCGGCATGTTCATCGCGCGGGTCAGCCGGGGGCGCACGGTGCGCGAGTTCATCACCTGCGTGCTGCTCATCCCGTCGCTTGTCTGTGTGCTCTGGATGTCGGTGTTCGGCGGCACGGCCCTGCATCAGGTCGTCGCCGAGGGCTACACCGTGGCGCAGGATGCGGCGCTCGAGCTGAAGCTGTTCAAGATGCTCGATGTCATGCCCCTGTCGAGCATCACCTCGCTGGTGGGTATCGTCCTCGTGGTGGTCTTCTTCGTGACGTCCTCCGACTCGGGTTCGCTGGTGATCGACACGATCACGGCGGGCGGAAAGGTGGACGCTCCTGTGCCGCAGCGCGCCTTCTGGTGCATCTTCGAGGGCGCCGTCGCCATCGTGCTGCTGTTGAGCGTCGGCGGGCTTCAGTCGCTTCAGTCCATGGTGATCTCGACCGGACTGCCCTTCACGATCGTGCTGCTGCTGATGTGCGTCGCGATTGCGAAAGGGCTCGCCTCCGAACGCAAGGCCATGAGATAG
- a CDS encoding DHA2 family efflux MFS transporter permease subunit yields the protein MVVAAPGWLTATIMLATVMQVLDTTIANVALPHMAASLSTTQDEITWVLTSYIVASAIATPLTGWAADRLGRRTVFAVAISGFTLASLLCGIATSLPEMVVFRIFQGVFGAVLIPLAQAILLDINPRERIGQAMAIYGAGIMVGPIIGPTLGGYLTEVFNWRYVFLINLPLGIIALLGILTFLPREEAKRRRFDFTGFAMLAIGVGALQLMLDRGESADWFNSLEIWLYLAAMISGLWAFMVHSLMADDPFIDLAMFRDRNFSMGLIFIFIVGLTLFSGLALLPPLLQKLMGYPVITSGLVMAPRGVGTMISMLLVGRLVSRFDPRALVLAGLGLTAWSLHLMAGFDIQMDSRPVIVSGVMQGLGLGFVFVPLSTLTFATIDQKYRGDATSLFSLVRNVGSGVGISVVTVVLSRMSTLNHEELAARITAQSEPVRHLMPRLLDGSPLQAAIADQLVSQQAAMIGYVDNFLLMMVFTLVAVPIVFLLRRPGPAAAAHPPEPAME from the coding sequence ATGGTGGTGGCGGCGCCCGGCTGGCTGACCGCGACCATCATGCTTGCGACCGTGATGCAGGTGCTCGACACCACCATCGCCAACGTCGCCCTGCCCCACATGGCCGCGAGCCTCAGCACCACACAGGACGAGATCACCTGGGTGCTGACCTCCTATATCGTCGCCTCGGCCATCGCCACGCCGCTGACCGGCTGGGCCGCCGACCGGCTGGGGCGTCGCACGGTCTTCGCGGTCGCCATCTCCGGCTTCACCCTGGCCTCTCTGCTCTGCGGTATCGCCACGAGCCTGCCCGAGATGGTCGTCTTCCGCATCTTCCAGGGCGTCTTCGGAGCGGTGCTGATCCCGCTGGCCCAGGCCATCCTTCTCGACATCAACCCGCGCGAGCGCATCGGTCAGGCGATGGCGATCTACGGGGCGGGCATCATGGTGGGGCCGATCATCGGGCCGACCCTTGGCGGCTATCTGACCGAGGTCTTCAACTGGCGCTACGTCTTTCTCATCAACCTTCCACTGGGCATCATCGCCCTGCTGGGGATCCTCACCTTCCTGCCTCGGGAAGAGGCGAAACGGCGCCGCTTCGATTTCACCGGTTTCGCCATGCTCGCCATCGGCGTCGGCGCCCTGCAGCTCATGCTGGACCGGGGCGAAAGCGCCGACTGGTTCAACTCTCTCGAGATATGGCTCTACCTTGCCGCCATGATCTCGGGCCTGTGGGCCTTCATGGTCCATTCCCTCATGGCCGACGACCCCTTCATCGACCTCGCCATGTTCCGCGACCGCAACTTTTCCATGGGGCTGATCTTCATATTCATTGTCGGCCTCACACTTTTTTCCGGCCTCGCCCTGTTGCCCCCGCTGCTGCAGAAGCTGATGGGCTATCCCGTGATCACCTCGGGTCTCGTCATGGCGCCGCGCGGCGTGGGCACGATGATCTCGATGCTTCTCGTCGGCAGGCTCGTGTCGCGCTTCGATCCGCGCGCGCTGGTGCTGGCGGGCCTCGGCCTGACCGCCTGGTCACTGCACCTGATGGCCGGTTTCGACATCCAGATGGACAGCCGGCCTGTCATCGTCAGCGGCGTCATGCAGGGCCTGGGACTGGGATTTGTGTTCGTGCCGCTCTCGACCCTGACCTTCGCCACCATCGACCAGAAGTATCGCGGCGACGCCACATCCCTCTTCAGCCTGGTGCGGAACGTAGGCTCGGGCGTCGGCATCTCGGTCGTGACGGTGGTGCTGTCACGCATGAGCACGCTCAACCACGAGGAACTGGCGGCCCGTATCACCGCCCAGTCCGAACCCGTCCGGCATCTCATGCCCCGGCTTCTCGACGGATCGCCGCTGCAGGCCGCGATCGCCGACCAGCTCGTCAGCCAGCAGGCCGCGATGATCGGCTATGTCGACAACTTCCTGCTGATGATGGTCTTCACGCTCGTGGCGGTGCCCATCGTCTTCCTGCTGCGCCGGCCCGGTCCCGCGGCGGCCGCGCACCCCCCGGAACCCGCAATGGAATAG